Proteins encoded in a region of the Gallalistipes aquisgranensis genome:
- a CDS encoding glycosyl hydrolase — protein MPRLLLCAAAACCWLSLCGQEGGSAVPLFNRTEPGRCKPVAELERDFERLSDKARPYTYWFWMNGNITKEGITKDLEAMHRIGVGGVFNLEGGTGIPKGPVTYLSGEWSELKAHAVAEAARLGIDYVMHNCPGWSSSGGPWITPEYSMQKLTWSEIELTGGAEADTLLPQPPTVQGYYRDVAVLAFPSFENGKPVAFSDWKRLNNSVFNHDGRIGIQEYDRQQVIDPATVVDLSGNLISEGRLSWRVPQGRWTVIRLGHTSTGQRNCAAPDTGVGLECDKFSKEAIRLHFNKMMDRLYPLIEPYVDKIRIGLEIDSWEVGMQNWTAGFEDEFLRRAGYDPIRFLPAMTGKIVGDRERTERFLWDVRRVQADLLADNYYGEFRRLCNRYGLISYCEPYDRGPMEELQIGARVDGVMGEFWNGLSAIFQNNLMMRRTTKLASSIAHTNGQRIVGAEAFTSEPESGRWQEYPFALKAVGDKAFTEGINRMVVHRYAMQPHPTAAPAMTLGPWGIHFDRTNTWWEPARAWMDYLNRCQTVLQEGLFVADFAYFIGEEVVGYTDVHRKDLTPVPPEGYDYDLMNSETLLRRARVENGRMVLPDGMSYRALVLQGRSRMTLGVLKKLDAMVAGGLTLIGPRPEHSLGLAAYSPENEASFVRLCDRLWGTGTGPVVDRRIGAGRVLSGMKMEEAVDRLELGPDFEVVSNPGNIPVRYIHRRIGEADAYFVSNQRRSAGEVVCRFRVGDKVPEFWNPVTGEVASAVMYRADGEYVSVPVQLEEYGSVFVVFRPGKPRKVLTAVLRDGSVVADASASGTGEEGRTLCPDVRDDFSVALWVKPESDVMLNTDNPMGYIPHPWTEYYAIYPSGGAALYGEGHATCGVAVGRNGVAVWENEKGYPEFRLAAERPLSGWTHLCLVYEGGVPSVYIDGMLAARGEKSRRSVHPGLNAATLAEGASYYNGDMTRLVLIRRAVDAGEIGRMRARGFAPEETGRALDWMFSGNAWLVWLEGDYVTVASDGTRRRVPVRNIGRPVGLDGAWSVRFPAGSGAPGRITLPELGSLHRHPQEGVRYFSGTAEYTKEFTVDASLLGDGRLFWLDLGRVEVMAEVEVNGVNKGILWTKPYRVDVTDALKPGRNTLTVRVTNQWTNRLIGDEQLPEENDYVPGGGGYGLAALSRGAIRSLPEWYRNGDEKPAGGRIAFATWKHYRKDSPLLESGLIGPVRLVPARRMKVPE, from the coding sequence ATGCCGAGACTTTTACTGTGTGCCGCGGCCGCGTGCTGCTGGCTGTCGCTCTGCGGGCAGGAGGGCGGGAGCGCCGTCCCCCTTTTCAACCGGACCGAACCTGGCCGGTGCAAACCGGTCGCCGAACTGGAACGTGATTTCGAACGGCTCTCCGACAAGGCGCGTCCCTATACCTATTGGTTCTGGATGAACGGCAACATTACGAAGGAAGGCATCACGAAGGACCTGGAGGCCATGCACCGGATCGGTGTGGGCGGGGTTTTCAATCTGGAAGGGGGAACGGGCATTCCCAAGGGTCCCGTCACTTATCTGAGCGGGGAGTGGTCCGAGCTGAAGGCTCACGCCGTCGCCGAAGCGGCCCGTCTCGGCATCGACTACGTGATGCACAACTGTCCGGGGTGGTCCTCGAGCGGAGGGCCGTGGATCACCCCCGAATATTCCATGCAGAAACTGACCTGGAGCGAAATCGAACTGACCGGGGGAGCGGAAGCCGATACGCTGCTGCCGCAGCCGCCGACCGTACAGGGATATTACCGGGATGTGGCTGTGCTGGCCTTCCCTTCGTTCGAAAACGGGAAGCCGGTCGCTTTTTCGGACTGGAAGCGATTGAACAACAGTGTGTTCAATCATGACGGGAGGATTGGGATACAGGAGTATGACCGGCAGCAGGTCATCGACCCGGCCACCGTCGTCGACCTTTCCGGAAATCTGATTTCGGAAGGGCGTCTTTCGTGGCGTGTCCCGCAGGGGCGCTGGACCGTCATCCGGCTGGGACATACCTCCACCGGACAGAGGAACTGCGCGGCTCCCGATACGGGCGTAGGGCTCGAATGCGACAAGTTCAGCAAAGAGGCGATCCGTCTGCATTTCAATAAAATGATGGACCGGTTGTACCCGCTGATCGAGCCCTATGTGGATAAAATCCGGATCGGGCTGGAGATCGACAGCTGGGAGGTCGGCATGCAGAACTGGACGGCAGGGTTCGAGGACGAATTCCTCCGGCGGGCCGGCTATGACCCGATCCGCTTCCTGCCTGCGATGACGGGCAAGATCGTGGGGGACCGTGAACGGACGGAACGTTTCCTGTGGGATGTCCGCAGGGTTCAGGCCGACCTGCTTGCCGACAACTATTACGGGGAATTCCGCCGTTTGTGCAACCGTTACGGGTTGATCTCCTACTGCGAACCTTACGACCGGGGTCCGATGGAGGAGTTGCAGATCGGTGCGAGGGTGGACGGGGTGATGGGTGAGTTCTGGAACGGACTTTCGGCGATTTTCCAGAACAACCTGATGATGCGCCGCACCACCAAACTGGCCTCTTCGATCGCCCACACCAACGGGCAGCGGATCGTAGGGGCCGAGGCATTCACCTCGGAACCCGAGTCGGGCCGCTGGCAGGAGTATCCCTTCGCCCTGAAAGCCGTGGGAGACAAGGCCTTTACGGAAGGTATCAACCGCATGGTCGTCCACCGCTACGCAATGCAGCCGCATCCGACGGCGGCGCCGGCCATGACCCTCGGGCCATGGGGTATCCATTTCGACCGTACCAATACGTGGTGGGAACCGGCCCGGGCCTGGATGGACTATCTGAACCGTTGCCAGACCGTCCTGCAGGAGGGTCTGTTCGTGGCGGATTTCGCCTATTTCATCGGGGAGGAGGTGGTGGGCTACACCGATGTCCACCGGAAGGACCTGACCCCGGTGCCTCCCGAAGGGTACGATTACGACCTGATGAACTCCGAGACCCTGCTGCGGAGGGCCCGGGTGGAGAATGGACGTATGGTGCTGCCGGACGGGATGAGTTACCGGGCACTCGTGTTGCAGGGCCGTTCCCGCATGACGTTGGGGGTATTGAAAAAATTGGATGCGATGGTTGCCGGGGGATTGACGCTGATCGGACCGCGGCCGGAACATTCGCTGGGGCTGGCGGCATATTCGCCGGAGAACGAGGCGTCGTTCGTCCGGCTTTGCGATCGTCTGTGGGGGACCGGGACCGGGCCGGTCGTCGACAGGAGGATCGGTGCGGGCCGTGTTCTCTCCGGGATGAAGATGGAAGAGGCGGTGGACAGACTGGAACTGGGACCCGATTTCGAAGTGGTCTCCAATCCGGGGAACATTCCCGTACGCTATATCCACCGGAGGATCGGAGAGGCCGATGCCTATTTCGTGTCGAATCAGCGGAGAAGTGCCGGGGAGGTCGTGTGCCGGTTCCGGGTGGGGGATAAAGTGCCCGAGTTCTGGAATCCCGTGACGGGCGAAGTCGCTTCTGCCGTGATGTACCGGGCCGACGGGGAGTATGTTTCCGTACCCGTCCAGCTGGAGGAGTACGGCTCCGTGTTCGTGGTCTTCCGGCCCGGGAAGCCGCGGAAGGTGCTGACTGCGGTCCTGCGGGATGGAAGCGTGGTGGCGGATGCCTCCGCCTCCGGTACCGGAGAAGAGGGGCGGACGCTTTGTCCGGATGTGCGGGACGATTTTTCGGTCGCCCTGTGGGTGAAGCCCGAATCGGACGTGATGCTGAATACCGATAATCCGATGGGGTACATTCCTCATCCGTGGACGGAGTACTATGCGATATATCCCTCCGGAGGGGCGGCTCTGTACGGTGAAGGACATGCAACCTGCGGAGTGGCCGTCGGCCGAAACGGGGTGGCCGTGTGGGAGAACGAGAAGGGTTATCCCGAATTCCGGCTGGCGGCGGAACGGCCTCTGTCGGGCTGGACTCATCTGTGTCTGGTTTACGAGGGAGGCGTGCCCTCGGTCTATATCGACGGAATGTTGGCCGCCCGGGGCGAAAAGTCGCGGAGGAGTGTGCATCCCGGGCTGAATGCAGCCACACTGGCGGAGGGAGCTTCCTATTACAACGGGGATATGACCCGTCTCGTGCTGATCCGCCGGGCGGTGGACGCCGGGGAGATCGGACGGATGCGGGCCCGGGGATTCGCTCCGGAGGAGACCGGGCGGGCCCTCGACTGGATGTTCTCGGGGAATGCCTGGCTGGTGTGGCTTGAAGGCGATTACGTGACGGTGGCATCGGACGGTACGCGCCGTCGGGTGCCGGTGCGGAATATCGGTCGTCCTGTGGGGCTCGATGGCGCGTGGAGCGTCCGCTTTCCTGCCGGATCGGGTGCTCCCGGCCGGATTACGCTCCCGGAACTCGGATCGCTGCACCGGCATCCGCAGGAGGGTGTGCGCTATTTCTCCGGCACGGCGGAATATACGAAGGAATTTACCGTGGATGCTTCGCTTCTGGGCGATGGACGTCTGTTCTGGCTGGACCTGGGCCGGGTGGAGGTGATGGCCGAAGTGGAGGTGAACGGGGTGAACAAAGGGATTCTGTGGACGAAACCCTACCGGGTCGATGTTACCGATGCGTTGAAGCCGGGCAGGAATACGCTGACGGTGCGGGTGACCAATCAATGGACCAACCGCCTGATCGGGGACGAACAACTGCCCGAGGAGAACGATTACGTGCCGGGAGGGGGCGGCTACGGTCTTGCGGCGCTGAGCCGGGGTGCGATCCGTTCGCTGCCCGAGTGGTACCGGAACGGAGATGAGAAACCGGCGGGGGGGCGCATCGCGTTCGCCACATGGAAGCATTACCGCAAGGACTCTCCGCTGCTGGAGTCGGGGCTGATCGGTCCCGTCCGGCTCGTTCCCGCCCGCAGGATGAAGGTACCGGAATGA
- a CDS encoding glycoside hydrolase family 88 protein, with protein sequence MKIYSSVAAVFCCLAVAGCSTHEKEMSALVNGSLHTAAVQSERMAESLMDRPDELPRTIGKDGKLMTSKSNWWTSGFFPGVLWYLYEAEGDDSLKMYAENFTRRVEKEQFTTDNHDVGFMLYCSFGNGLRLTGNEEYAKVLLQGARSLSTRFRPQVGCIRSWDWNRQVWQYPVIIDNMMNLELLSWASKYSGDPKFAEIARSHADVTMKHHFRPDHSSYHVVSYDTITGQPEKKNTCQGYAHESSWARGQAWALYGYTMMYRETGDRKYLDHAGNVARFIMDHPRLPEDKIPYWDFDAPDIPDAPRDASAGAIMASALIELSLCTEGDFSKRCLSVAETQLKTLSSPEYLAEPGTNCHFILKHSVGNYPGKSEVDVPLTYADYYYVEALVRYKRDVLKENMR encoded by the coding sequence CTGCACACGGCTGCCGTGCAGTCGGAACGGATGGCGGAGAGCCTGATGGACAGGCCTGACGAACTGCCCCGGACGATCGGGAAGGACGGGAAACTGATGACCTCGAAGTCGAACTGGTGGACGAGCGGTTTCTTTCCGGGGGTGCTGTGGTATCTGTACGAGGCGGAAGGCGACGATTCGCTGAAAATGTATGCGGAGAATTTCACCCGCAGGGTGGAGAAGGAGCAGTTCACGACCGACAACCACGATGTGGGGTTCATGCTCTATTGCAGTTTCGGGAACGGGTTGCGTCTGACCGGTAATGAGGAGTATGCGAAAGTGCTCCTGCAGGGAGCCCGGTCGCTGAGTACGCGGTTCCGGCCGCAGGTGGGATGTATCCGCTCGTGGGACTGGAACCGGCAGGTGTGGCAGTATCCGGTCATCATCGACAATATGATGAATCTGGAGTTGCTGTCGTGGGCGTCGAAATATTCGGGCGATCCGAAGTTCGCGGAGATCGCGCGGTCGCATGCCGACGTGACGATGAAGCATCATTTCCGTCCGGACCACAGCAGTTACCATGTGGTCTCCTATGATACGATTACGGGACAGCCCGAAAAAAAGAATACGTGTCAGGGATATGCCCACGAGTCGTCGTGGGCCCGGGGACAAGCCTGGGCCCTGTACGGATACACGATGATGTACCGCGAGACCGGCGACAGGAAATATCTGGATCATGCCGGGAATGTGGCCCGCTTCATCATGGACCATCCCCGGCTGCCGGAAGACAAGATTCCTTACTGGGATTTCGACGCTCCCGACATTCCCGATGCCCCGCGCGATGCCTCGGCCGGAGCGATCATGGCTTCCGCTTTGATCGAACTGAGCCTCTGCACGGAGGGAGATTTCTCGAAACGGTGCCTTTCGGTGGCGGAGACCCAGCTGAAGACGCTCTCCTCCCCCGAGTATTTGGCCGAGCCGGGGACGAACTGCCATTTCATCCTGAAACATTCGGTGGGGAATTATCCCGGCAAGTCCGAGGTGGACGTTCCGCTGACCTATGCCGATTATTATTATGTAGAGGCACTGGTGCGTTATAAACGGGATGTATTGAAAGAGAACATGCGATAA
- a CDS encoding nitroreductase family protein: MADNYLGRKMEEYLARPASDRNPRKPLATLGRLLLKNRSHRGYDSRFIVREDQLRRIIEVNTRIPSAQNRQVLRFRPVLSDEAPAILAGIRLGGALPDLHLPLPGTEPNAFIIICSTVAEDRYVDIDLGISAQSMLLQATEIGLNGLCIGSFDRDRIRHEFRLPFEPLLILAIGRGIEKIELIPAGSGDSLAYYRRNGTHYVPKLRTEELIISR; encoded by the coding sequence ATGGCAGACAACTACCTCGGCAGAAAAATGGAAGAGTATCTGGCCCGGCCTGCATCAGACCGGAATCCCCGCAAGCCGTTGGCCACACTGGGCAGACTGCTTCTGAAAAACCGCAGCCACCGCGGCTACGACAGCCGCTTCATAGTACGCGAAGACCAGTTGCGGCGCATCATCGAAGTCAACACCCGGATTCCGTCGGCACAAAACCGGCAGGTCTTGCGGTTCAGACCCGTCCTGTCGGACGAAGCCCCCGCAATTCTGGCCGGCATCCGCCTCGGCGGAGCCCTGCCCGACCTGCACCTGCCTCTGCCGGGTACGGAACCCAACGCTTTCATCATTATCTGTTCGACCGTGGCCGAAGACCGTTACGTCGATATCGACCTGGGTATCTCGGCCCAAAGCATGCTGCTCCAAGCCACGGAGATCGGCCTCAACGGCCTCTGCATCGGCTCTTTCGACCGGGACCGGATCAGGCACGAGTTCCGGCTGCCCTTCGAACCGCTCCTGATCCTGGCTATCGGCCGGGGTATCGAAAAGATCGAACTGATTCCCGCCGGTTCCGGCGACAGCCTCGCCTATTACCGCAGAAACGGCACCCACTACGTTCCCAAACTCCGTACGGAAGAGTTGATTATTTCCAGATAA